One genomic window of Gallaecimonas sp. GXIMD4217 includes the following:
- a CDS encoding TIGR02466 family protein, whose protein sequence is MTIRAENRLHFGVPIFEAELPGFMARREAVRDLLLQLRQADGGITRSNQRGWHSQDNLHQSEEQLLQWLTEQIYQLGSQLIRHAEKKGPESPVYLSSLWANINDFGAWNAPHAHLPCEWSGCLYVDVNEAPEEKSNGIAPGDLMFFDPVPVGNPYRNATTVSYTPRNGTLFLFPGYLLHMVAPHYQQDPRISLAFNFRLGDVINQIAR, encoded by the coding sequence ATGACCATTAGAGCCGAGAACCGCCTGCATTTTGGGGTGCCCATCTTCGAAGCCGAGCTGCCGGGCTTCATGGCACGGCGAGAAGCCGTCCGGGATCTGCTGCTGCAGCTGCGCCAGGCGGACGGCGGCATCACCCGCTCCAACCAGCGCGGCTGGCACTCCCAGGACAACCTGCATCAGTCGGAAGAGCAGCTGCTGCAATGGCTCACCGAGCAGATCTACCAGCTCGGCAGCCAGTTGATCCGCCATGCGGAAAAGAAGGGCCCGGAGTCCCCCGTCTATCTGAGCTCCCTGTGGGCCAACATCAACGACTTCGGCGCCTGGAACGCCCCCCACGCCCACCTGCCCTGCGAGTGGAGCGGTTGCCTCTATGTGGACGTGAATGAAGCACCAGAGGAGAAAAGCAACGGCATCGCCCCCGGCGACCTGATGTTTTTCGATCCTGTGCCGGTCGGTAACCCCTACCGCAACGCCACCACCGTCAGCTATACGCCAAGAAACGGCACCCTGTTCCTGTTCCCCGGCTACCTGCTGCACATGGTGGCGCCCCATTACCAGCAGGATCCACGCATCAGCCTGGCCTTCAATTTCCGCCTCGGCGACGTGATCAACCAGATCGCCCGCTAA